The segment CTGTTCACCGGACAGACCGAAGAATTACGATCACCTTTCCATAGCACTTTCGCTGCAGGTTTTGAAGTATCGAGTTCCAGGCAGGCAGACACAAACCCGATACCACCCGCAAACAGGTAGTTGCCTTCCAGTCTCGGGCTCATGATCGACATGTCGTATTGAGGCACCAGCTTTTCCGACCAGTATTCCTTGCCGGTTTCGGGATCGAGGCTGGTGATGTTTTCCGCATTCCAGTGAATGAGTTGCCGCGTGTTGCCTACGGTGTAAATAACGGGTGGGCAATAACCCTGTTCCTTGGCAGTTACTGATTTCCATAGTTCCTTACCTGTCTTACGGTCGAAGGCCACCAGCGTGCTGCCTTCGCCACCCACGCCGCAGATAAGCTTCTCGCCATCCACCAGCGGATGACTGCAGAAACCCCAGGTGGGCGATTTCGTGTTGTACTCCTTTTTGAGTTCTTTCGACCAGACTGCTGAACCCGTATTTGCATCGCGGCAGCTCAGTGTGCCCTCAGCCCCTAAAACGTAAACCAGTCCATCGATCACCGTCGGCGTACAGCGTGGCCCGCTGGCATAGGAGATTTCATAAGGACAGGCGTACTTGTATTCCCACAACTTCTCGCCCGTTTTGGCATCGAGGCACAACAGCCGTTCCTGGCCATTGAACTTGGCACGCACATTCGGACTATTCCCCAGCTTGCCTTCACCACGAACATAATCAAAGACATACACTTTGCCGTTGGCAACTGCTGGTCCCGCATATCCACCCGCGAGAGGCTTCCGCCAAAGTATCTTGGCGCCCTCAGCCGGGAACTGATCGATGGTGCTCGTTTCGTTCCAGCGTCCATCGCGGTTAGGCCCCATCCATTGCGGCCAATCTTCCGCAAAGCTGAGAGTAGGAAGTGTTAATACAATAAATATCCAAGAGGAATATCGCAGCATCAATCAACTCCTCACGAGCCGGGAACGTTAGTGACCGGAGTATTCTATTGTTAGCGGTACGATAACTCAAACCAATCGCCCTTCCTCGGCACACCACACTACTAGTGGATTAGGCTGGCGTTCAAGCACATAGCGCGTGGCATTCTTAACGGCGCTATCGTCTTTCAACTTGCGAGTTGAGCCTTTGCTGGTCCACCATGTTCCTGAGGCAGGCTTTCCGTATTCTCGATTCAATACTCGTGACGCATATGCTTTGAAATCTGCCAGGACCCGAGCAGGGCCTGCTTCATCAGGCACTAGGACTATCAAGTGATAATGGTTAGCCATGATCGAGATAGCCACCAGCGTCCATTCCCGAAACACGGCAGTTTCTTGAAACTGTAACAAGACTTGCTCTGCCTGGGGCAATGACAAATAGACTGGTGGCCCTTTCATCAATCGTTCCGCGCTGCGCTGAAGCCCCGGTACGTAGTCCTCATAGGGTTGGCCCGGCAGGTCATGTTCTTGTCGAGAAGTTGTTTCTGCTTCATTCGGTCGCTTATCACGAACCGACGTAACTGAACCTCGGGGATCGCCTGGAAGCCAGGTGCCGTAGGTTGTGTTGGTGATAAGCCAATAGGCCATCATCCTTCTCCACTCTCTAACGATCTCCGGTCACTAACGTTCCTGGCTCGCAAATACGTCTACCCCTCACCCAAACAACCCGGGCTGATCTTCCGCCTTCTTCCGCTTCCGCTTCACCGTCTCCATCGCCTGAGCTGGCACTGACATCGGCTTGTTCTCCAGTTCATCTAATACTTGTCTTGCACGTTCCAGTACCGGCCCCGGCACGCCTGCCAACTGGGCGACATGAATGCCAAAACTCCGCTCCGCTGCACCGGGCGAAATGCGATGAATAAAGGTTATCTTCCCCATCTCTTCATGCACCGCAGCATTCCAGTTGCGAACGCCGGGCAGCAACTCAGCCAGC is part of the Planctomycetia bacterium genome and harbors:
- a CDS encoding PQQ-like beta-propeller repeat protein; this translates as MLRYSSWIFIVLTLPTLSFAEDWPQWMGPNRDGRWNETSTIDQFPAEGAKILWRKPLAGGYAGPAVANGKVYVFDYVRGEGKLGNSPNVRAKFNGQERLLCLDAKTGEKLWEYKYACPYEISYASGPRCTPTVIDGLVYVLGAEGTLSCRDANTGSAVWSKELKKEYNTKSPTWGFCSHPLVDGEKLICGVGGEGSTLVAFDRKTGKELWKSVTAKEQGYCPPVIYTVGNTRQLIHWNAENITSLDPETGKEYWSEKLVPQYDMSIMSPRLEGNYLFAGGIGFVSACLELDTSKPAAKVLWKGDRNSSVCPVNSTPIIENGLIYGIDQPGQLRCVELKTGKRLWEAYEPTTGKKSGRPTNSGTTFLVKNGDKFFLFSETGHLIIAKLSPNGYEELSRAKILEPTNECFGRDVVWSHPAFADKCCFARNDKEIVCVSLGK
- a CDS encoding transposase, with translation MAYWLITNTTYGTWLPGDPRGSVTSVRDKRPNEAETTSRQEHDLPGQPYEDYVPGLQRSAERLMKGPPVYLSLPQAEQVLLQFQETAVFREWTLVAISIMANHYHLIVLVPDEAGPARVLADFKAYASRVLNREYGKPASGTWWTSKGSTRKLKDDSAVKNATRYVLERQPNPLVVWCAEEGRLV